The Fulvivirga ligni genome window below encodes:
- a CDS encoding TonB-dependent receptor produces MDSLRKLTTKEKALQINLSKDIYGSFAEIGAGQEVAANFFKAGGASGTIAKTMSAYDMSFSDAIYGYCERYVCEPRLMKMLEHEYDLLIERLPHRAPNTKFFAFANTVEALNYKRSNQPHGWIGLRFQCHPGGEYNECVLHVKMSDNDVLLQQQALGIIGVNLIFGCFYINDAEQLLESLMDGLTPGRLEIDMFRISGPDFKHVDNRLMSLKLVKSGFTHAAMFGPDGNAMQPSEALYKKNVLILRGRFRPVTHVNVDMLLASRRHFKNEPDVDRDKIVVLTELTLSDLRTEGEIDEKDFLNRVDIICSLGQNVMISNYPEYYKLVSYLSEITKGRKIGIILGIYNLQRVFDEKYYTDLRGGVLEAFGTLFGNNVKIYVYPARKEGDEEQLYTLDNFELPDKLKGLFSFLTDNDKLENIQGANVDNLHIISDNVLSMIKSGEEGWEAMVPRKVVSAIKEKCLFDYPCEPELKKELLRKEREQQNS; encoded by the coding sequence ATGGACTCACTTAGAAAACTTACCACCAAGGAAAAAGCACTACAAATTAACCTTAGCAAAGACATCTACGGGTCTTTCGCTGAAATTGGAGCTGGCCAGGAGGTGGCAGCCAATTTCTTTAAGGCTGGTGGTGCGTCCGGCACAATAGCCAAAACCATGTCTGCCTATGACATGAGCTTTAGTGATGCCATATACGGTTACTGTGAACGATATGTATGTGAGCCCAGACTCATGAAAATGTTGGAGCATGAGTACGACCTGCTTATTGAAAGGCTCCCTCACAGAGCACCAAACACTAAATTCTTTGCTTTCGCCAATACCGTGGAAGCACTCAATTATAAAAGAAGTAATCAGCCTCACGGCTGGATCGGCCTGAGATTTCAGTGCCATCCCGGAGGTGAGTACAATGAATGTGTGCTTCACGTAAAAATGAGCGACAACGATGTACTCCTGCAGCAGCAAGCACTGGGAATAATTGGTGTGAACCTGATTTTTGGCTGTTTCTACATCAATGACGCTGAGCAACTGCTAGAATCTCTGATGGATGGACTTACTCCCGGCAGACTCGAAATTGATATGTTTAGAATCAGCGGCCCTGACTTTAAGCATGTGGATAACAGGCTGATGAGTCTTAAGCTGGTAAAAAGTGGATTCACCCATGCCGCCATGTTCGGACCTGATGGCAATGCAATGCAGCCATCTGAAGCACTTTACAAGAAAAACGTGCTCATTTTAAGAGGCCGCTTCAGACCAGTGACTCATGTTAATGTAGATATGCTTCTGGCCTCTCGAAGACATTTCAAAAATGAACCGGATGTAGATAGAGATAAAATAGTGGTACTCACAGAGCTTACCCTGAGTGATCTAAGAACAGAAGGAGAAATTGATGAGAAAGATTTCTTAAACAGGGTAGATATTATTTGCTCTTTGGGCCAAAATGTAATGATTTCCAACTATCCTGAATATTACAAGCTGGTAAGCTACCTATCTGAAATTACTAAAGGCCGTAAGATTGGTATCATCCTGGGTATCTACAACTTACAGCGCGTATTTGATGAGAAGTATTACACTGATCTAAGAGGTGGAGTATTAGAAGCTTTTGGTACTCTCTTTGGTAACAACGTTAAAATTTACGTGTATCCAGCCAGAAAAGAGGGCGATGAGGAGCAACTTTACACACTGGACAACTTTGAGCTGCCTGATAAGCTAAAAGGCTTATTCAGCTTCCTTACTGATAATGATAAACTGGAAAACATCCAGGGAGCGAATGTAGACAACCTGCATATCATCTCTGATAATGTTCTTTCTATGATCAAGTCAGGTGAAGAAGGCTGGGAAGCAATGGTGCCACGCAAAGTGGTAAGTGCCATCAAAGAAAAGTGCTTGTTTGACTATCCTTGTGAGCCAGAATTAAAGAAGGAGCTCCTTAGAAAAGAAAGAGAGCAACAAAACTCTTAA
- a CDS encoding queuosine precursor transporter — translation MKNSLDKKTNLFIVLSGIFLTNALLAELVGTKIFSLETTLGLEPAQIHLFGDWVLDFNLTAGVVLWPVVFVTTDIINEYFGKAGVKKISYLTVVFIIYAFLVITVVSWLKPAQFWLDLYSTDDSGKALDINYAFNKVFLQGARIIIGSLVAFLVGQLLDVYVFHKLRKITGSKRLWLRATGSTLVSQLVDSFVVLYIAFYLLAADDTQWPFQQVIAVGTINYIYKFIIALVMTPSLYVVHYIIDKYLGKDKAHELTEDAASKSGSFF, via the coding sequence ATGAAGAACTCGCTAGATAAGAAGACCAATTTATTTATAGTTTTAAGTGGAATATTTCTTACCAATGCCTTACTGGCTGAGCTGGTAGGCACTAAAATCTTTTCGCTTGAGACCACATTAGGTCTAGAACCTGCTCAGATCCATCTATTTGGAGATTGGGTGCTTGATTTCAATCTTACGGCAGGGGTGGTTTTATGGCCAGTGGTATTTGTAACTACGGACATCATAAACGAGTATTTTGGTAAAGCTGGTGTGAAAAAAATCAGCTATCTCACCGTGGTCTTTATCATTTATGCATTTTTAGTTATTACCGTGGTCAGTTGGCTGAAGCCAGCTCAATTTTGGCTGGATTTATATAGCACTGACGATTCTGGTAAGGCCTTAGATATTAATTATGCCTTCAATAAGGTGTTTTTACAGGGTGCCAGAATTATAATAGGATCTTTGGTAGCCTTTCTTGTAGGTCAGTTGCTGGATGTATATGTTTTTCATAAGCTACGAAAAATCACCGGGAGCAAAAGACTTTGGTTAAGAGCGACTGGCTCTACGTTAGTATCTCAGTTAGTAGATAGCTTTGTAGTACTTTATATCGCATTCTACTTACTAGCCGCTGATGATACTCAATGGCCTTTTCAGCAAGTGATAGCTGTAGGTACTATAAATTACATTTACAAGTTTATAATAGCACTTGTTATGACACCATCTTTATACGTGGTGCATTATATCATAGATAAATACCTGGGGAAAGATAAGGCCCATGAGTTAACGGAAGACGCTGCCTCTAAAAGTGGATCGTTCTTTTAA
- a CDS encoding ribonuclease Z, with protein MSFELKILGSNSATPAYGRHHTAQLLKIRAHNFLIDCGESTQTQLTRYKCKTIRINHIFISHLHGDHYLGLMGLIFTLHLLQRKDDLYIYGQRGLQEIITTQLKYSDTSLNYKIHFHELRTDKPELIFEDKYLTVESFPLNHRIACCGFIFKEKPKPIRLNKEKLPENLTLAQIGTLKKGEDVYNEAGELIYKNSDLTLPPRESRSYAYCSDTKYDESIIPIIKGVDLLYHEATFLQEKAFWAEQTFHSTTEQAAGIAKAAQVKQLLIGHYSARYKDLTPFLEEAKSVFDNTYLATEGESIHIPE; from the coding sequence TTGTCATTCGAACTAAAAATACTTGGGTCTAATTCGGCAACGCCTGCATATGGCAGGCATCATACTGCCCAGCTTTTAAAGATTAGAGCGCATAATTTTCTGATAGACTGTGGTGAATCTACTCAAACCCAGCTTACCAGGTATAAATGCAAGACCATTCGTATTAATCATATCTTTATCAGTCACCTGCATGGTGATCATTATTTAGGACTTATGGGGCTCATCTTTACTTTGCACCTGCTGCAAAGGAAAGATGACCTTTATATTTACGGGCAGCGTGGTCTTCAGGAAATCATAACTACGCAGCTGAAATATTCTGATACTTCTCTGAATTATAAAATTCATTTTCATGAATTAAGAACGGATAAGCCTGAGCTAATTTTTGAAGATAAGTACCTCACGGTGGAGAGCTTTCCATTGAATCATAGAATAGCATGTTGTGGATTTATATTCAAAGAAAAGCCTAAACCTATTCGGTTAAATAAAGAGAAGCTACCTGAAAACCTTACACTCGCACAGATAGGTACGTTGAAAAAAGGTGAGGATGTCTATAACGAAGCTGGTGAGTTAATCTATAAAAACAGCGATTTGACTTTGCCTCCCAGAGAAAGTAGATCATACGCTTACTGCTCAGATACTAAGTATGATGAAAGCATAATTCCCATTATCAAAGGGGTTGACCTGCTGTATCATGAAGCCACGTTTTTACAGGAAAAAGCTTTTTGGGCAGAGCAAACTTTTCATAGTACCACAGAGCAGGCAGCGGGTATTGCCAAGGCTGCTCAAGTGAAGCAGCTGCTGATTGGACATTATTCCGCTCGCTATAAAGACCTTACGCCATTTCTGGAAGAGGCTAAATCTGTGTTTGATAATACTTACCTGGCCACAGAAGGTGAGTCTATACACATACCTGAATGA
- a CDS encoding STAS domain-containing protein: MKYTIDKQDKYSLLKLHEEKLDSNIAPNLKSELITTHAEGVKNIILDLSEVKYTDSSGLSALLVGNRVIQEDGGIFVLAGLSEHTLKLIKISQLDSVLNILPTVEEAVDAVFMNELENDLKEGEEEN; encoded by the coding sequence ATGAAATATACTATAGATAAGCAGGATAAATACAGTTTGTTAAAGCTTCATGAAGAGAAATTAGATTCTAACATTGCACCTAATTTAAAATCTGAGCTAATAACAACTCATGCTGAAGGTGTTAAAAATATCATTTTAGATCTTTCTGAAGTAAAATATACAGACTCTTCTGGTCTTAGCGCCCTTCTTGTGGGTAACAGAGTAATTCAGGAAGATGGTGGAATCTTTGTGTTAGCGGGTCTTTCTGAGCATACACTTAAGCTTATAAAGATATCTCAGTTAGACAGTGTGTTGAATATTCTTCCTACCGTAGAAGAGGCAGTAGATGCAGTGTTCATGAATGAGCTGGAAAATGATTTGAAAGAGGGAGAAGAGGAAAACTGA
- a CDS encoding phosphoribosylaminoimidazolesuccinocarboxamide synthase, which yields MKALKETNFSFPGQSNFYRGKVRDIYYFDKKMVMVASDRISAFDVVLPRAIPFKGQVLNQVAQKNLEATRDICPNWLEASPDPNVAVGLMCDPFPVEMVIRGYLAGHAWREYRDGKRMLCGVPLPEGLKENDKLPEPIITPTTKAHEGHDEDISREEILANGLVTEADYVVLEKYTRALFQRGTELAADRGLILVDTKYEFGKLADEIYLIDEVHTPDSSRYFYKEGYQQRQDAGEEQKQLSKEFVRQWLIANGFQGKDGQTVPEMTDEVVKSISDRYLELFEKVTGDVLQKQDYSEVENRIEKKILDYIKTE from the coding sequence ATGAAAGCCCTAAAAGAAACAAACTTCAGTTTTCCCGGCCAGAGCAACTTTTACAGAGGTAAGGTAAGGGATATTTACTATTTCGATAAGAAGATGGTAATGGTAGCGTCAGACAGGATATCTGCTTTTGATGTAGTGCTACCTAGAGCAATTCCTTTTAAAGGACAAGTGCTTAATCAAGTGGCCCAGAAAAACCTTGAAGCCACCAGAGATATTTGTCCTAACTGGTTGGAAGCCAGCCCTGATCCTAATGTGGCTGTCGGCCTTATGTGTGATCCTTTTCCAGTGGAAATGGTGATCCGTGGCTACCTGGCAGGCCATGCTTGGAGAGAATACCGTGACGGCAAAAGAATGCTTTGCGGTGTGCCATTGCCGGAAGGCTTAAAAGAAAATGATAAGCTTCCTGAGCCGATCATTACACCTACCACTAAGGCACACGAAGGTCATGACGAAGATATCTCAAGAGAAGAAATTTTAGCTAACGGCCTTGTTACAGAAGCGGACTATGTGGTGCTAGAAAAATACACCAGAGCCCTTTTCCAAAGAGGTACTGAGCTGGCTGCTGATAGAGGTCTTATTTTGGTAGATACCAAATATGAATTCGGAAAGCTGGCCGATGAGATCTACCTGATCGATGAGGTTCATACACCGGATTCATCTCGTTACTTTTATAAGGAAGGCTACCAACAAAGGCAAGATGCTGGCGAGGAGCAAAAGCAACTTTCAAAAGAGTTTGTACGTCAGTGGCTTATCGCAAATGGATTTCAAGGTAAAGACGGGCAAACGGTTCCGGAAATGACTGATGAGGTTGTAAAATCAATTTCAGATAGGTATCTTGAGCTCTTTGAAAAAGTGACTGGTGATGTGCTGCAAAAGCAGGACTATTCGGAGGTCGAGAATCGTATTGAAAAGAAAATTCTTGATTATATCAAAACTGAATAA
- a CDS encoding toxin-antitoxin system YwqK family antitoxin — protein sequence MIRFIFCALLTLPHIIYAQEEVRTYYDENKTVLKEIYHVRRDNPSLLEGAYKKYYPSQEVEVEGAFVNGFKSGEFHEYYQNGQLKRTLIFENGEKAGPVKVYNDKGRLIQKASFNGNEIADSLHIYYDDGALRSKGYFIDGKPEGKLLEFYPDGVIKRDITYTGGKQTGITKVFYETGLLMNEGNYKNGVLDGFYKTYYDNGKIETESQLEEGKKTGVFKNYDRNGQLRLLGHYKGGVMHGENLGYYADGSLEHEFNYVEGNKEGTSFHENGKIKATYAMSKANTYLTKKDYDSLEHLISVKKFENGKPADDWVYYYPSGQVEKKETYLKGKLNGIVTTYHENGKKASDLEFKFDLRYGPYTQYYESGQVKEILPFHASEIHGNYKAYYENGQLKEEGQYVSGRKVALWHFYNEKGELEKIETYTRGKLTKTNTGPFEEEKKE from the coding sequence ATGATTAGATTTATTTTTTGTGCGTTATTAACTCTGCCTCATATTATTTATGCCCAGGAAGAGGTGCGAACCTATTATGATGAGAATAAAACCGTGCTTAAAGAGATTTATCATGTAAGGCGGGATAACCCTAGTCTTTTGGAAGGCGCCTACAAAAAATATTATCCTAGCCAGGAAGTGGAGGTGGAAGGTGCTTTTGTAAATGGCTTTAAAAGTGGTGAGTTTCATGAGTATTATCAGAACGGACAGCTAAAAAGAACTCTGATTTTTGAGAATGGTGAAAAAGCAGGGCCGGTAAAAGTCTATAATGATAAGGGAAGATTGATCCAAAAGGCCAGCTTTAATGGAAATGAAATAGCGGACAGCCTGCATATTTATTATGATGATGGTGCCTTGCGCAGCAAAGGATACTTCATAGATGGAAAGCCGGAAGGCAAACTGTTAGAGTTTTACCCTGATGGTGTAATTAAGAGAGATATTACCTACACCGGAGGCAAGCAAACGGGTATTACAAAAGTATTTTATGAGACCGGTCTGCTTATGAATGAAGGTAACTATAAAAACGGGGTGTTAGATGGTTTCTATAAAACCTACTACGACAACGGTAAAATAGAGACAGAATCTCAGCTTGAAGAAGGAAAGAAAACAGGCGTTTTCAAGAATTATGATCGAAATGGTCAACTCAGGCTGTTAGGACACTACAAAGGTGGAGTGATGCATGGCGAAAACCTGGGTTATTATGCTGATGGCAGCTTAGAGCATGAATTTAACTATGTAGAAGGCAATAAGGAGGGTACATCTTTCCATGAAAATGGGAAAATTAAAGCCACTTACGCTATGTCCAAAGCAAATACCTACCTTACCAAAAAGGATTATGATTCATTAGAGCATTTAATCTCCGTTAAGAAATTTGAGAATGGCAAGCCGGCAGATGATTGGGTTTACTACTACCCTTCAGGGCAGGTGGAGAAAAAGGAGACTTATTTAAAAGGCAAATTGAATGGTATTGTTACCACCTATCATGAAAATGGTAAGAAGGCCTCTGATTTGGAGTTTAAGTTCGATTTACGCTATGGTCCTTATACTCAGTATTATGAAAGTGGTCAGGTGAAAGAAATTCTGCCATTCCACGCCAGTGAGATTCATGGAAATTATAAGGCTTACTATGAAAATGGTCAGTTGAAAGAGGAAGGTCAGTATGTAAGTGGGAGAAAAGTGGCTCTGTGGCATTTTTACAATGAAAAAGGGGAGCTGGAAAAGATAGAAACCTACACCAGAGGTAAGTTGACCAAAACCAATACCGGACCTTTTGAAGAAGAAAAAAAGGAATAA
- a CDS encoding acetyl-CoA C-acyltransferase, which translates to MQEVYIVSAVRTPIGSFGGSLASLTAVQLGSTAIKGALERAGVDPSQVNEVFLGNVISAGLGQAPARQAAVGAGLGYNVPCTTINKVCSSGMKSVMLAAQSIMLGQNDVVVAGGAESMSNVPYYVPKARYGYKYGHGQLIDGLMHDGLWEAYNEFPMGNCADNTASKMNITREQQDEYAINSYKRSAAAWEAGKFADEIIPVEIPQRKGDPVIFDHDEEYKNVMFDKIPSLRPVFSKEGTVTAANASTINDGASALVLVSEQKLKELNLTPIAKITGFADAAQDPLWFTTAPALAIPKAIKNAGIDKSAVDFYEINEAFSAVALANMKELDLDPSKVNVNGGAVALGHPLGCSGARIITTLNSVLAQNSGKIGVAGICNGGGGASAIVIEKM; encoded by the coding sequence ATGCAAGAAGTTTATATTGTGTCTGCTGTAAGAACGCCCATTGGGAGTTTCGGAGGCAGCTTAGCAAGTCTTACTGCTGTTCAATTAGGTTCTACTGCTATCAAAGGAGCTCTTGAAAGAGCCGGCGTAGATCCATCTCAGGTTAACGAAGTATTTTTAGGTAATGTAATTTCTGCCGGTCTTGGTCAGGCTCCTGCTCGTCAGGCAGCTGTTGGTGCTGGTTTAGGATATAATGTGCCTTGTACTACAATCAATAAAGTTTGCTCATCAGGTATGAAGTCGGTAATGCTGGCTGCTCAAAGTATTATGTTGGGGCAAAATGATGTGGTAGTTGCTGGTGGTGCAGAGAGCATGTCTAATGTGCCTTATTACGTGCCAAAAGCAAGATATGGATATAAATATGGCCATGGTCAACTTATAGATGGCCTTATGCATGATGGCTTATGGGAAGCTTACAATGAGTTCCCTATGGGTAATTGTGCTGATAACACGGCGTCTAAAATGAATATCACCCGTGAGCAGCAAGATGAGTATGCCATCAACTCATACAAAAGGTCAGCTGCTGCATGGGAGGCTGGTAAATTTGCAGATGAGATCATCCCTGTAGAAATTCCGCAGCGAAAAGGTGATCCTGTAATCTTCGATCATGATGAAGAATACAAAAATGTGATGTTTGATAAAATACCATCATTAAGACCTGTATTCTCTAAAGAAGGTACTGTAACAGCAGCTAATGCTTCTACTATTAATGATGGAGCTTCTGCTCTCGTTCTGGTAAGTGAACAGAAACTTAAGGAGCTTAACCTAACTCCTATAGCGAAAATCACAGGTTTTGCAGATGCGGCTCAAGATCCATTGTGGTTTACTACTGCTCCTGCCTTGGCTATTCCAAAGGCCATTAAAAACGCAGGAATTGATAAATCGGCCGTTGATTTTTACGAGATCAATGAGGCTTTCTCTGCAGTAGCTTTGGCTAACATGAAGGAGCTTGACCTTGATCCGTCAAAGGTAAATGTTAACGGTGGTGCCGTTGCTTTAGGTCACCCGCTAGGATGTTCCGGCGCCAGGATTATCACTACTTTGAACAGTGTTTTGGCTCAAAACAGTGGTAAAATAGGTGTCGCTGGCATCTGTAATGGTGGTGGAGGAGCTTCTGCCATTGTTATCGAAAAAATGTAG
- a CDS encoding tetratricopeptide repeat protein translates to MKHLILSVLVMVGSFTGGLDLISKINRMKKEAKEAYNNANYDKAIENYNYLLDSLHLEDDNITLNLANSYFHKKDTANALSYYENISDSENQVVRSVAHQQLGIMANRDKKYQEALDHFKQALRANPKNDEARYNYEMVKKAMEKDKDQNEDQNKDQNKDQKDKDQEQKDKEQQQKDQQQQDQEKKDGDKKDQQEQEGKDQEGKDKEGKEDQQKKQEKEGKESEEKGEKGEKDEKGEEKQGKEEDAMKPSDEKSDDKMTDNKDKSNSVSEKLKEMKISEEKAKMILEALKNKEKQYYQQNQHKATKSRASGKPDW, encoded by the coding sequence ATGAAACATCTTATTTTATCGGTTTTAGTAATGGTAGGCTCTTTCACTGGAGGTTTAGATCTTATTTCTAAGATCAACCGGATGAAAAAGGAAGCCAAGGAGGCCTACAATAATGCTAATTATGATAAAGCCATAGAGAACTATAATTATCTTCTTGATTCACTGCACCTGGAAGATGATAACATCACTCTCAACCTGGCAAATAGTTATTTTCATAAAAAAGATACGGCCAATGCTTTGAGCTATTATGAGAATATTTCTGATAGCGAAAATCAGGTGGTGCGTTCTGTGGCCCATCAGCAATTGGGCATCATGGCTAATCGTGATAAGAAATATCAGGAGGCCCTGGATCATTTCAAGCAGGCTTTAAGGGCTAATCCTAAAAATGATGAAGCTCGTTATAATTATGAAATGGTGAAAAAGGCCATGGAAAAAGATAAGGATCAAAACGAGGATCAGAATAAAGACCAAAATAAGGATCAGAAAGACAAGGATCAGGAGCAGAAGGATAAAGAACAGCAGCAAAAAGATCAGCAGCAGCAAGATCAGGAAAAGAAAGACGGCGATAAGAAGGATCAGCAAGAACAGGAAGGAAAAGATCAGGAAGGCAAGGATAAAGAGGGTAAAGAAGATCAGCAGAAGAAGCAGGAGAAAGAAGGAAAAGAGAGTGAAGAAAAAGGGGAGAAAGGTGAGAAAGATGAAAAAGGAGAGGAGAAGCAAGGAAAAGAAGAAGATGCTATGAAGCCGTCAGACGAAAAGTCTGATGATAAAATGACGGATAATAAAGATAAGTCAAACTCTGTTTCAGAAAAGCTGAAGGAAATGAAAATCTCGGAAGAAAAGGCCAAGATGATTCTGGAAGCATTGAAGAATAAGGAGAAACAATATTATCAGCAAAATCAACATAAGGCCACCAAATCCCGCGCTTCGGGAAAACCAGATTGGTAA